The Synechococcales cyanobacterium T60_A2020_003 genome includes a region encoding these proteins:
- a CDS encoding deoxyribodipyrimidine photo-lyase, translated as MTDLILFWHRRDLRIVDNAGLTQARDRTPKITGIFCLDPSILDQDDVAPARVTYMIGSLKTLKEDYQAAGSDLLILKGAPEKEIPKLAQALHAQAVYWNRDVEPYSRSRDRQVADALKEAGIEYCAGWDQLLHPPKTVMTGSGSPYTVYTPFWKNWIKQVKAEPFPQINDLQGLSPKEQQAAEKAGAIALPSAKDLGFKWDNPLLLEPGTQAAQNQLDWFCDGAIAAYDEQRNFPVAPGTSQLSAALKFGTIGIRTVWDAAQAAYNRSRSDETRANVQTWQQELAWREFYQHALFFFPELAEGSYREPFKDFPWDNNEKLFQAWCGGRTGYPIVDAAMRQLNETGWMHNRCRMIVASFLTKDLIINWQWGEKYFMQTLIDGDLAANNGGWQWSASSGMDPKPLRIFNPASQAQKYDPEAEYIREWLPELRSVDTEALVMGKIPKDERDRCGYPAPIVDHKVQQQRFKERYQAQKRSG; from the coding sequence ATGACCGATTTGATTCTCTTTTGGCATCGTCGTGATCTTCGCATTGTGGACAATGCCGGACTGACCCAAGCTCGCGATCGCACCCCAAAAATCACTGGTATATTCTGCCTCGACCCGTCCATTTTGGATCAGGATGACGTAGCACCCGCACGGGTCACGTACATGATCGGCAGTCTCAAAACACTGAAAGAGGACTACCAAGCAGCGGGGAGTGATCTCCTGATTCTCAAAGGTGCACCGGAAAAAGAAATTCCTAAACTGGCGCAGGCTCTCCATGCCCAAGCTGTTTACTGGAACCGAGATGTGGAGCCGTACTCGCGATCGCGCGATCGCCAAGTCGCAGACGCTTTGAAGGAGGCGGGAATTGAATACTGTGCGGGGTGGGATCAACTTTTGCATCCACCCAAAACCGTGATGACGGGCAGTGGCAGTCCCTACACGGTCTATACTCCCTTCTGGAAAAACTGGATCAAACAAGTCAAAGCTGAACCCTTCCCACAAATCAACGATTTGCAGGGATTGTCCCCAAAAGAGCAGCAGGCGGCGGAAAAAGCAGGGGCGATCGCCCTTCCCTCTGCCAAAGATCTAGGGTTTAAATGGGACAATCCGCTGCTGTTGGAACCGGGAACCCAGGCGGCTCAGAATCAACTGGATTGGTTTTGTGATGGGGCGATCGCCGCCTACGACGAGCAGCGCAACTTTCCCGTTGCCCCCGGAACCTCCCAGCTCAGTGCAGCACTGAAATTTGGCACGATCGGTATTCGGACGGTTTGGGATGCGGCTCAGGCGGCCTACAACCGCAGCCGTAGCGACGAAACCCGTGCAAATGTTCAAACTTGGCAACAGGAATTAGCGTGGCGCGAGTTTTATCAACACGCCCTCTTTTTCTTTCCAGAGTTGGCAGAAGGCTCCTATCGTGAACCGTTCAAAGACTTTCCTTGGGACAATAACGAAAAACTCTTTCAAGCCTGGTGCGGCGGTCGTACGGGGTATCCCATCGTAGATGCTGCCATGCGCCAACTCAACGAAACCGGGTGGATGCACAACCGCTGCCGCATGATTGTTGCGAGTTTCCTGACCAAAGATTTGATCATCAACTGGCAGTGGGGCGAAAAATATTTTATGCAGACGCTCATTGATGGCGATCTGGCTGCAAACAACGGTGGCTGGCAGTGGAGTGCCTCCAGCGGCATGGATCCCAAGCCATTGCGTATTTTTAACCCCGCCAGCCAAGCCCAAAAGTATGATCCAGAGGCTGAGTATATTCGGGAATGGTTGCCGGAATTGCGGAGTGTAGACACGGAA